Proteins from a genomic interval of Nostoc sp. TCL240-02:
- a CDS encoding bromodomain-containing protein produces MDWKYRWKNGYKPSRDEAAKNPHLLDESQFDNAQDRQLAEESARKHLGIPAPTLDEEKSILPHAASPNEQL; encoded by the coding sequence ATGGACTGGAAGTACAGGTGGAAAAATGGCTATAAACCAAGCCGAGATGAAGCGGCAAAAAACCCTCATTTATTAGATGAGAGTCAGTTCGATAACGCTCAAGACCGACAGCTAGCTGAAGAATCTGCAAGGAAGCATTTAGGCATACCTGCACCAACCTTAGACGAGGAGAAGTCAATACTACCTCATGCAGCTTCGCCTAACGAACAACTTTGA
- a CDS encoding peptidylprolyl isomerase, with protein MVFGGIAVAVSLAFGIYSSQQIFRPSENPQSTEVEYSPTTSASTNSPAKTNSTKASKTTNETIPGIAYLPRLEGKATVVMTVKGQPITIEVDGTNAPITAGNFVDLVQKGVYDGLTFHRVVHEPQPFVVQGGDPQSKDPKVPVSQLGTGSYIDPKTGNARYIPLEVKPKGSDTPIYNKPFDATAQPVVLPHKQGAVAMARSPQSLDSASAQFYFALADLGFLDGDYAVFGHVTQGFDVVNKIQVGDRIDSAKVTQGAENLKI; from the coding sequence ATGGTATTTGGCGGTATTGCTGTCGCCGTGAGTCTTGCATTTGGAATTTACTCAAGCCAACAGATTTTTCGACCAAGTGAAAATCCTCAGAGCACTGAGGTTGAGTATAGTCCAACAACTTCTGCTTCCACTAATAGTCCAGCTAAAACTAATTCAACTAAGGCTTCCAAAACTACTAATGAAACTATTCCGGGAATAGCATATTTACCACGCCTCGAAGGTAAGGCTACTGTGGTGATGACGGTTAAAGGCCAGCCGATTACTATCGAAGTAGATGGTACTAATGCTCCTATTACAGCTGGCAACTTCGTAGATTTAGTGCAAAAAGGTGTGTACGATGGTTTAACTTTTCATCGAGTTGTACACGAACCTCAACCATTTGTGGTTCAAGGGGGCGATCCTCAAAGCAAAGATCCAAAAGTTCCAGTATCTCAATTGGGAACTGGTAGCTATATTGACCCAAAAACGGGAAATGCTCGCTACATACCTTTAGAAGTTAAACCGAAAGGTTCGGATACTCCAATTTACAATAAACCATTTGATGCTACCGCTCAACCTGTCGTGTTGCCCCATAAACAAGGTGCAGTGGCGATGGCGCGATCACCGCAATCACTAGATTCTGCTTCTGCTCAATTTTACTTTGCTTTAGCGGATTTAGGGTTCTTAGATGGCGATTATGCCGTATTTGGTCATGTCACTCAAGGCTTTGATGTAGTGAACAAGATTCAGGTAGGCGATCGCATTGACTCTGCTAAAGTTACTCAGGGAGCGGAAAATCTGAAAATATAA